In Synechococcus sp. PCC 6312, one genomic interval encodes:
- a CDS encoding ribulose bisphosphate carboxylase small subunit, translated as MAVQTYPAPPTPWSKDLAEPQIDSSAYVHAFTNLIGDVRVKADVHIAPSTSIRADEGTPFYIGPGTNIQDGVVIHGLEQGRVQGDDGQEYSVWIGEDASITHMALIHGPCYIGAECFIGFRSTVFNARLGKGCIVMMHALVQDVELPPGKYVPSGAVITTQAQADRLPDVEATDVHFAQHVVEINDALRSGYRCVDNVACIAPLRDELKTGTAKSTPQKQVKHLSKQGSTMGLTSEVVSQVRQLLQQGFQIGTEHADPRRYRINSWHTCAPITASREPDVVAALNTCLAEHSGEYVRLIGIDTKNKRRVLEQVIQRPGDVPTTTSFTPGVSSRPGTTSAPSSSGIDSSVIGQVRQLLQQGYQIGTEHADPRRYRINSWHTCAPISATHESGIIAALNTCLAEHSGEYVRLIGIDTKNKRRVLEQVIQRPGQAAVIPSTSGGSHAAGGSSAVSADSDLNTQVQDLIRRGCQVMTEYADARRFKTSSWHSGIKLSPSNAMSELQGFLAAHPKDYIRLIGVDAKAKTRVTETIIQRPQGAPGSKSTTNGKTAKSKGFAAPSPTPSSSNANGFSADVVAQIRQLLQQGYQLGTEHADVRRYRTSSWQSGPVINARHEGEAVAALAASVQQFSGEYVRLIGIDPKAKKRVAEVIIQQPTKK; from the coding sequence ATGGCAGTGCAAACCTACCCGGCTCCTCCTACCCCTTGGTCAAAAGACTTAGCCGAACCCCAGATTGACTCCTCCGCCTATGTCCACGCCTTTACTAATCTGATTGGGGATGTGCGGGTGAAGGCCGATGTGCATATTGCCCCCAGTACTTCGATTCGGGCTGACGAAGGGACTCCCTTTTATATCGGGCCTGGCACCAACATTCAGGATGGGGTAGTGATTCATGGCCTGGAACAGGGGCGTGTGCAAGGGGATGACGGTCAGGAGTATTCTGTCTGGATTGGTGAGGATGCTTCCATTACCCACATGGCCTTAATTCACGGGCCATGCTACATCGGGGCAGAGTGCTTTATTGGCTTTCGCTCAACGGTATTTAATGCCCGCCTTGGCAAAGGCTGTATCGTCATGATGCACGCCTTAGTCCAGGATGTTGAGCTACCTCCGGGGAAGTATGTGCCATCGGGAGCCGTGATTACCACCCAGGCCCAGGCTGACCGCTTACCAGATGTAGAAGCCACGGATGTCCACTTTGCCCAGCACGTTGTCGAAATTAATGATGCTCTCCGGTCAGGGTATCGCTGTGTGGATAATGTCGCGTGTATTGCCCCTCTCCGCGATGAACTCAAAACCGGCACCGCCAAATCCACTCCACAGAAACAGGTCAAACATTTAAGCAAGCAGGGTAGTACTATGGGTTTAACGTCAGAAGTGGTCTCACAAGTCCGGCAACTGTTGCAACAAGGCTTTCAAATTGGTACGGAACACGCTGACCCCCGCCGCTATCGAATCAATTCCTGGCATACCTGCGCCCCGATTACCGCCAGCCGTGAGCCGGATGTGGTCGCAGCCCTGAATACCTGTTTAGCCGAACACAGTGGCGAATATGTCCGCTTGATTGGGATTGACACCAAAAACAAACGTCGGGTTTTAGAGCAAGTCATTCAACGGCCGGGAGATGTCCCAACTACAACATCGTTTACCCCTGGAGTTTCCAGCCGTCCGGGCACAACATCTGCACCTAGCTCCTCTGGGATCGATAGTTCGGTTATTGGGCAAGTCCGGCAACTATTGCAACAGGGCTATCAAATTGGCACGGAACACGCCGATCCCCGCCGCTATCGGATTAATTCTTGGCATACCTGCGCCCCGATTAGCGCTACCCATGAATCCGGGATCATTGCTGCGTTGAATACCTGTTTAGCTGAACACAGCGGCGAATATGTCCGGTTGATCGGAATTGATACGAAAAACAAACGCCGGGTTTTAGAGCAAGTCATCCAACGCCCAGGCCAGGCTGCCGTGATCCCCTCTACCTCTGGGGGAAGTCATGCCGCAGGGGGCAGTAGTGCTGTTAGTGCAGACAGTGACCTCAATACTCAGGTACAGGATTTAATTCGCCGTGGTTGTCAGGTGATGACCGAATATGCCGATGCTCGCCGGTTCAAAACCAGTTCTTGGCACAGTGGGATTAAACTCTCCCCAAGTAATGCCATGTCCGAGCTACAGGGATTCTTAGCCGCCCATCCCAAGGATTATATCCGGTTGATTGGGGTGGATGCCAAAGCCAAAACTCGGGTCACCGAAACCATTATTCAACGACCCCAAGGCGCGCCCGGTAGTAAATCAACTACTAATGGCAAAACAGCTAAGAGCAAAGGTTTTGCTGCCCCTAGCCCAACCCCAAGTTCCAGTAATGCCAATGGCTTCAGTGCCGATGTGGTGGCCCAAATTCGCCAACTGCTGCAACAGGGTTATCAATTAGGAACGGAACACGCTGATGTCCGCCGCTATCGCACCAGTTCTTGGCAAAGTGGCCCGGTCATCAATGCTCGCCATGAGGGAGAAGCTGTTGCAGCTTTAGCGGCCTCTGTTCAACAATTTTCTGGGGAATATGTCCGCTTAATTGGGATTGACCCGAAAGCCAAAAAACGGGTGGCAGAAGTGATCATCCAACAACCGACAAAGAAATAA
- a CDS encoding EutN/CcmL family microcompartment protein, whose translation MQIAQVRGTVTSTQKESSLTGVKFLVVQLLDEQGEPIPGYEVAADTVGAGAAEWVLISRGSGARQIAGAVEKPIDAAVVAIIDTVSLDNGLLYSKRQQYY comes from the coding sequence ATGCAAATTGCTCAAGTCCGCGGCACCGTCACCAGCACGCAAAAAGAAAGCAGTCTCACGGGGGTTAAATTCCTCGTGGTACAGCTTCTTGATGAACAGGGTGAGCCAATTCCAGGGTATGAAGTGGCCGCCGATACCGTGGGGGCTGGGGCCGCGGAATGGGTCTTGATCAGTCGCGGCAGTGGGGCCCGACAAATTGCGGGGGCAGTTGAAAAACCCATTGATGCCGCAGTTGTGGCCATTATTGACACCGTGAGTTTAGATAACGGCCTGCTGTATAGCAAACGACAACAATACTACTAA